In Deltaproteobacteria bacterium, the DNA window TCGGATATGGCCAATTCGGCGATTACGCCTAGTGGTTTATCAGCGTCCTCGCCACCGAGGAACTTATCGGCCAGGGCGACGGACAAGTCGTTGGTCGTAGGTAGTGGTCTACCTTCGGGCGTGTTAGCGCCCAAAGAGGCGCCGGCACCTAGAAACAACATTACCGCTCCGTCGCGGATTTGCGTGATGAGTGTGGGTGGAAGTTGCATGTCGTCAGCCGCGGCGCGCCACAACGGGTTACGCCAGCCGCGGCGCGACCTTCTCGGTGAGCAGCCGGATGGAGCTGATGACCTGTTCGTGGGGGATCTGGCCGCCGTGGTTGACGTCGAGGATCATGCCGGTCAAGCCCGTGCGTTCACGGAACTCCTCGATGCGGTCGATGACCGACTCGGGCGAGCCGTAGATGACGCGGGTGCGCAGGAACGAGTCGTAGTCTGCCAAGTACGCCTGGGCCTGGGCCACGCGGTCGGCGGCGTTCATGGCGGTGGCCTCGGCGATGACGCGGTGGAGGTCGTGCTCCACGCTGGCGCGGGGTATATCCCGCGCGGCGGCTTCCGACTCGGCGATGAAGATGGGCACGCGCACGTGGACCTCGGGCGGCTCGGCATGGCCCGCGGCCTGCCATTCCTCGCGATAGATCTGCAGGCGGTCCTCGTAGTAGTCGCCCATGAACCACAGCACCACGTTGAACCTGCTGCGGGCGGAGTGCGCGAAGCCCTCGGGCGTGCGCACCGCCATGTAGATGGGGGGATAGGGTTGCTGGAGGGGCCGCGGCGAGATGCTGACGTCGTGGTAGGAGTAGTAGTCGCCGTCGAAGGAGAAGGTCTCCTGGGTGAAGGCGCGCATGACGATCTCGAACGACTCGGTGAAACGCGCCGTGCTTTCCGAGTAGGGGATGTTGAAGCCGTCGTAGAACTTGGGGATGCTGCTGCGGCCGACGCCGAAGTCGAACCTTCCGTGGCTGATGTGGTCGATGGACGCCACCTCTTCGGCGATGCGCAGGGGATTGCCCAGCGGCAGTACCTGCACCGCCGTGCCGATGCGCACGCGTTTGGTGCGCGCGGCGATGGCCCCGGCCACCATCATGGACGCGGACAGCACCGAGGCCTTGGGCCGGAAATGGTGCTCGACGATCCAGATGGAATCCATCCCCATGGATTCGGCGGCATCCACCTGGTCGAACAACTCGTCGAAAGCCAGGGTCTGCGTCCGACCCTCGCGCACGTGACAGTCAACCAACAAGCCGAACTTCATCAAGTCATCCCCGTTGCACGGCGCGACGTACCCATCGCACGTTCGTCGCCGTCGTCCGTTGTCTGCCCGCGCGGACCGACACGGGGGCGGGTCTGAAACCCACCCCCGTGCGTTGGCCGCGGAAGCTCTTTTCGCGTTGTGTATGCCCGGCCGTGCCGAGACAAGCCCTTGGACCCCTTGGAATTACGCTGCCTGCAGGTCCCTGTAGTGGAAATCCTTGGAGATGGGCGCCAGTCCGCCGGCGATGACCGACCAGCTTTCCCCGGCATCGTCGCTGCCATAGACCTCGCCGCTGGTG includes these proteins:
- a CDS encoding LLM class flavin-dependent oxidoreductase; translated protein: MKFGLLVDCHVREGRTQTLAFDELFDQVDAAESMGMDSIWIVEHHFRPKASVLSASMMVAGAIAARTKRVRIGTAVQVLPLGNPLRIAEEVASIDHISHGRFDFGVGRSSIPKFYDGFNIPYSESTARFTESFEIVMRAFTQETFSFDGDYYSYHDVSISPRPLQQPYPPIYMAVRTPEGFAHSARSRFNVVLWFMGDYYEDRLQIYREEWQAAGHAEPPEVHVRVPIFIAESEAAARDIPRASVEHDLHRVIAEATAMNAADRVAQAQAYLADYDSFLRTRVIYGSPESVIDRIEEFRERTGLTGMILDVNHGGQIPHEQVISSIRLLTEKVAPRLA